The DNA region GACCGCGACGTCCAGCTCGACGAGCGTCCCGTCGGCCGGGGAGTTGACAGCGTGCTGCATCTTCATCGCCTCCAGCCACAGGATGGGCTGTCCGGCGCGCACGCGCTCGCCGACCTGGGCGCCGAGCTTGATGACCGACCCCGGCATGGGCGCGATGAGCGACCCGGCGACGATCTGGTCGGCGGGGTCGGTGAATGCCGGTTTGCGCCGCAGCGCGACCGGCCCCAGCGGCGAGTCGACGTCGAAAACGTCGTGCCCGCCGTCCGCCGCCGCGCAGGACACCGCAAAACGCCGGAGCACGCCGCCTGCTTCGAAAAGGACTTCGTGCGCGGCGGCGCCGCTGCCGAGACGCACGTCGAGCAGTGCGACGTCCGGGTGCTCGGGCGCGAGGAGGCGGCCGCGCTCGAACCGGTACCGAACGGCGATCTCCTGTCCGTCCGCGGTGATGAACGCCTTCTGGACCAGCTGCGAAGGCAGGTTGCGCCACCCGGTGGGCAGCGCCGCGAGGACAGGGTTGGCGACCTGGTTGGCTTTCGCGTCCGCGACTGCCGCCGCGAGCGCCGACAACGCGATGGCCTGCGCGTCGGCGACCGGCGCGGCGAGCGTGTCGAGGCCGATCCTGTCGAGGTAGCCGGTGTCCGTTTTCCCTTCGAGGAATTCCGGTTCGGCGAGGATATTGGCCAGCAGCTCGCGGTTGGTGACCAGTCCGTGCACTTTGGCGCGCAGGAGCGCCCCGCGCAAAATCCGGGCCGCTTCCCCCCGAGTCGGGGCGTACGCGATCACCTTGGCGAGCATCGCGTCGTAATACGGGCTCACGTGCGATCCCGATGCGAAACCCGCGTCCACGCGCAGCCCGCCCCTCCCGGACGGGCCCTGGAACTGGGCCCCTTCCAGCTCGAATCGCCGCAACACGCCGGTCTGCGGCCGGTAGTCGTTCGCGGGGTCTTCAGCGTAGAGGCGCACTTCGATGGCGTGCCCCCGGGTCTTGGGCGGCTCGGGGCCGAGCGCCTCGCCGTCCGCGACGCGCAATTGCAGCTCGACCAGGTCGAGGCCGGTGGTGGCCTCAGTGACCGGATGCTCGACTTGCAGGCGGGTGTTCATCTCCAAAAAACGCACATCGCCGTTCTCGGAGACCAAGAACTCGAAGGTGCCCGCCCCCTCGTAGCCGATGGCTTTCGCGCCGCTGCGCGCGGCTTCGAAAAGCCGCTCGCGCAACGCGGGCCCGATTCGTTCGACCAACGGAGCCGGGGCCTCTTCGACAACCTTCTGGTGGCGGCGTTGCAGAGAGCACTCGCGCTCCCCCACTGCCCACACCGTGCCGTGCCGGTCGGCCATCAATTGGACTTCGATATGGTGCGCGTTCTGCAAATACGGCTCGCAGAACACGGCGCCGGAGCCGAACGCCGAAAGCGCTTCGGCTGCGGCCGAGTCCACCGCTGCGGCGAGCTCGCCCACGTCGCGCACCACCCGCATGCCGCGACCGCCGCCACCTGCTGAGGCTTTGACCAGAACGGGGAAGTCGGCCTCGGCGACCGAAGCCGGATCGAGGTTCGTGAAGATGGGGACGCCGACCGCGGCCATGCGCTCTTTGGCGGCGATCTTGGACCCCATGAGTTCGATGGACTCCGGGCTCGGCCCGATCCAGGTCAGGCCAGCTTCGCGCACGGCGCGGGCGAAATCGGCGTTCTCGGACAAAAAGCCGTAGCCGGGGTGGACGGCGTCCGCCCCGGCGCGCTTCGCAGCGTCGATGATGAGATCCCCGCGCAGGTAGGTGTCCGCCGGGGCATTGCCGGGCAGGCGCACCGCGGAGTCCGCCTCCGCGACGTGCGGGCTCGCCGCGTCCGCGTCGGAGAACACCGCCACCGTGGCGACGCCGAGCCGACGGCAAGTGTGGAAAACCCGGCAGGCGATCTCGCCCCGGTTCGCGACCAATACAGACGTCATTGCCATGTTCACATCCTGAAGATTCCGAAGCCGTCCGCGCCTTTGACCGGGGCGCCGTGCAGAGCTGATAACGACATTCCCAACACCGTCCTCGTGTCGCGCGGGTCGATGATGCCGTCGTCGAACAACCGCCCGGACAGGAACAGCGGCAACGACTCGGCCTCGATTTGCGCCTCGATGGCGGCGCGGACCGCCGCGTCGGCGGCCTCGTCCACCGCCTGTCCCCTGGCCTCGGCGGCGGCGCGCGAGACGATCGAGACCACCCCGGCGAGCTGGGCGCCGCCCATGACGGCGCATTTCGCGTTCGGCCAGCTGAACAGGAACCGGGGGTCGAACGACCGCCCGCACATCCCGTAATGCCCAGCCCCGTACGAGGACCCTATGAGCAGGGAGATGTGCGGGACTTTGGAGTTCGAAACGGCGTTGATCATCATCGAGCCGTGCTTGACGATGCCCGCCTGCTCGTATTGTTTGCCGACCATGTAGCCGGTTGTGTTGTGCAAGAAAAGCAGCGGCGTGTCGAGCTGGTTCGCGAGCTGGATGAACTGCGTGGCCTTCTGCGACTCCTGGGAGAACAGCACGCCTCGTGCGTTGGCGAGAATCCCGACGGGGTAGCCGAAGATCCGGGACCAGCCGGTGACCAGGCTCGACCCGTAATCCGGTTTGAACTCGTCGAAGTCCGAGTCGTCCACGACTCGGGCGATGACTTCGCGCGGGTCGAACGGGATCTTCAGATCGGCGGGAACCACGCCGAGCAGTTCCTCGCTGTCGTAGCGGGGCGGGACCGGAGCCGCTTGCGGCGCAGGGCCCTGTTTGCGCCAGTTGAGCCGCGAGACGATACGCCTGCCGATGCGGATCGCGTCGAGTTCGTCATGCGCGAAATAGTCGGCGAGGCCGGAGATCTGGGCGTGCATCTGCGCGCCGCCGAGCTCCTCTTCCCCGGACTCCTCCCCGGTCGCCATCTTCACCAGCGGCGGGCCGCCGAGGAAGACTTTGGAGCGCTCCTGAATCATGACGATGTGGTCGCTCATACCGGGGATGTAGGCCCCGCCCGCTGTGGAGTTGCCGAAGACCAGCGCGATGGTGGGGATACGCGCTTGAGAAAGCCGGGTCAGGTCGCGGAACATCCGCCCGCCAGGAATGAACATGTCCTTCTGGCTGGGCAGATCGGCCCCGCCGGATTCGACGAGCGAGATGAGCGGCATCCGGTTCTGCAGGGCGATCTCTGCGGCCCGGAACACTTTGCGCATTGTCCAGCCGTTGGAGGTGCCGCCTTTGACCGTGGGGTCGTTGCCGCTGATGACGCATTCCACGCCCGAGACGTAGCCGATGCCGAAGACAGTGGAGGCTCCGACCGTGTACTCCGACCCCCAGGCCGCGTACGGGCAGAGCTCAAGGAACGGCGTGTCCGGGTCGAGCAGCGCCTCGACGCGCTCGCGGACGAGCATTTTGCCGCGTTTGCGGTGGCGGGCGATTTTCTCTTCCCCACCGCCCGCGAGGACTTTTTCCTGCTCGGTTCTGAGTTCGGCGAGTTTCTCCAGCATCGATTCCGCGGCCTCGTGGTACGCGGGCGACGCGGTGTCGAGCGTGGAGCGCAAGAGTGTCATCTGCTCGCGCCCCTCGTCCTGCGTTGTGCTCTGTTCATGCGGTGTATCCCAATCTTCTCGCGGCCAATGTGGTGAGGATTTCGGTGGTTCCGCCGCCGATCCCAAGAATGCGCATGTCCCGGTACTGGCGCTCGATCTCGCTCTCGGCCATGTAGCCGAGCCCGCCGAAGAGCTGCAGCGCCTGGTTCGCGACCCACTCCCCCGTCTCGACGGCGGTGTTCTTGGCGAAACAGACCTGCGCGATCAAGTCCTGGTCGCCTGAGGCGGCGCGCTCGGCGACGTGGCGGGTGTAGACCTTGGCGACGTCGATCCGCCGCGCCATTTCCGCCAGCGTGTTCTGCACGCTTTGCCGTGAGATGAGCGGGCGCCCGAACGTGCTCCGGTCCCGGCACCATTGCAGGGCGAGGTCCAGGCAGCGCTGCGCGCTCGCGTACGCCTGGACGGCGAGGACGACCCGTTCGGCGACGAACGCGGCGGCGATCTGCGCGAAACCGGTGTTCTCCGCGCCGACGAGGTTCGCGGCGGGGACTCGGACGTCGGTGTAGGACAGCTCTGCGGTGTCGGAGGAGCGCCAGCCCATCTTGTCGAGCGCGCGGCTCACGATGAAGCCCGGCGCGGTTTTCTCCACGACGATGAGCGACACACCGGCGGAGCCTTCGCCCCCGGTGCGCGCGGCCGTCACGACGTAGTCGGCGCGCACGGCGGAGGTGATGTAGGTCTTCGCGCCGTTGATGACGTAGTGGTCTCCGTCGCGGCGCGCGGTCGTGGCCAGGCGTCCCACGTCGGAGCCGCCGCCCGGTTCGGTGATGGCGAGCGAACCGATTTTCGCCCCGGCGAGCGTGGGCCGCACGAACTCGTCGATGAGTCGGGGGTCTGCTGACGCGATGATGTGCGGGACAGCGATCCCGCAGGTGAACAGGGAGGCGAACACGCCGCCCGGCACCCCGGCCTCGTGCAGCTCCTCGCAGACGACGACGCTGTCGGCCACATCGCCGCCGCCACCGCCCGCCGATTCGGGGAACGCCACGCCCAACAGGCCTGCGTCTCCCGCTGCGCGGTGCAGTTCGCGCGGGATCTGCCCGGCTTTCTCCCATTCGGCCGCGTGCGGCAGGATCTCGCGCTCGGCGAAGGCCCGCGCTGTCGCGCGCAGCGCGACGCGCTCCTCGCTCTTCCACATGGTCATCGGACCAGCCCGACGCTCATAGCAGCTCCTGGGGAATGTCGAGCTCGCGCGAGCGCAGCCATTCGCCGAGGCCCTTGGCCTGGGGGTCGAACCGGACCTGTTCGGCGACGCCGCGGCCAAGGATGCCTTCGATGACGAAATTGACAGCTCTCACGTTGGGGAGCACATGCCGGCGCACGGCAAGCCCCGAAGCCTCGGGCAGGAGCTCTTTGCATTTCTCGACGGTCAGTTCGTCGACAAGCCAGGAGAACTGTTGCGCGGTCCTCACCCAGAGCCCGATGTTCGCGGAACCGCCTTTGTCCCCGCTGCGCGCGCCCGCGATCACGCCGAGCGGCAAACGGCGGGTCTCCCCGCCCAGCCCGGGGCGCGGCACTGCCGGCTCGGGCACGTCGGCGAGCTCCTGCGTCGTGGGCGCGGGAGGGATCGAGACCGCAGCGCCGTCGGGCAGCACCGCCTCGTGCGCGACCTCGCCGTGCGCGACGTACCCCGCCGTGAACACGCCGTAGGGGGAGCCGTTGCCGGGCGGGGTGGTGAGCGCGAACCCCGGGTAGCTCGCGAGCGCGAGCTCCACGGCGGCGCTGGAGAACTGTCTGCCGACCTTCTCGGGGTCGGGGTCGCGGACGACGCATTGGAGCAAGGCGCTGGCCTGCTGCTGGGTCGGGGCGTCGGGGCGGTCGACGCGGGCGAGGTTCCACACCACCTCGGCAGGGCGCTTGGCCAAGAGGGATTCGAGCTGGCTCTTCGCCAACGCGGCTTTCTCCTCGATGTGCAGACCGCTGAGGATGAACGTCATCTCGTTGCGGAACCCGCCGATCGTGTTGAGCGAGACTTTGAGCGAGGACGGGGGCGGCTCGCCCTTGACGGAGGAGACGTGCACGCGGTCGGGGCCGTCCTGGGCCAACGCCACCGTGTCGAGCCGGGTCGTGACGTCCGGTCCGGCGTATCGGGCGGTTTGGATCTCGTAGAGCAGTTGCGCGGTCACCGTGCCCACGCTCACCTCGCCGCCGGTGCCGGGGTGCTTGGTGATGACGCTTGTGCCGTCGGCGTGGATTTCCACAATCGGGAAGCCCGCGTGGCGCAGGTCGGCGATTTCCTGGAAAAAAGCGTAATTCCCCCCGGTGACCTGGGTGCCGCATTCGACGAGGTGCCCGGCGACCACCGCCCCGGCAAGCTGGTCGTAGTCTCTCTGCTGCCAACCGAAGCGCCACGCGGCAGGGCCGACCACGAGCGAAGCGTCGGTGATGCGGCCAGTGACCACGACATCCGCCCCGGCGTTGAGCCCCGCCACGATCCCGAACGCGCCGAGGTAGGCGTTCGCCGCGGCGGGCGAGCCGAAGCCGAGTTCGCGGGAGCGCGCGACGAGGTCGTCGCCGCGGACATGCGCGATCTTTGCGGCGAGGCCGAGTCGCTCGGCGAGCTCGGCGAGCTTGTCCGCGAGTCCCTTCGGGTTGAGGCCGCCCGCGTTGACGACGACTTTCACCCCTTTGTCCAGGGCGAGGCCGAGGCTCTCCTCCATTTGCCGCAGGAACGTTTTCGCGTACCCGAGGCCGGGGTCTTTCAGCCGGTCGCGGCCCAGGATGAGCATGGTGAGTTCGGCGAGATAGTCGCCGGTGAGCACGTCGAGCTCGCCGCCGGCGAGCATCTCGCGCACTGCGGAGAACCGATCCCCGTAAAAGCCGGAAGCGTTGCCGATCCGGAAAGCCTCTGCGCTCATACTGGCGCCTTTCGCCGTGTCGTTTCTTGATCTTCGCGGCGCGACCCTGGCGGGCCTGCGAAAGCTTGTGCGACCGTGAGCCAGCGTCGCGCGTCGTCCCCGTCGGCGACGAGGCCGAGCGTGCTGGGCGGGCGGCGTTGGCAGACGAGGTGGCAGAAGTCGAGGGCGCTGCCGGCGACCCGCTGGGCCGCGTGTTCCGGGCCCCAGGCCCACGTCTGCCCGTCCGGGGCGGCGAGCTCGACGCGGAACGGCTCGGCGGGCGGGGTGAGGCCGTTGACCAGGAACGCGTAGTCCCTGGCCCGCACACCGATGTGCGCGACGTGCTGGAGCCTGTTCGTCGCGGGCCACGCAGCCCCGAGCGCGTCGGCGATGTCGAGCCCGTGCGCCCACGTCTCCATGAGCCGGGCGGTCGCGAACGACGCGGCGCTCATCGGCGGGCCGAACCACGGCACGGCGGCCCCCTCGGGCAATGCCGCTATCTGCTCGGCGAGTTCGCGGCGCCCATGCCGCCACGCCTGGAAGAGCTCATGGGGCGGGCGGGCGGCGTGCTCTTGGGCCCCGATGTCCACCATGGCCGCCCCGAGCGCTGCTTTTTCCTGCACGAGCCGCGCGAACCGGTCGGGGCCGGCGACGGCGACAGCGGCGACGGCGTCCGTCCACAGCAAATGCCCGATCTGATGCGCGACAGTCCATCCGGCGGACGGGGTCTGCGTGCGCCACAGAGGCGGCTCTAGGGCGGCGACCAACGCCTCGACCGCATCGCCCTCAGCGACGAGATCGGCGAGAACGGCAGCGGGTGAAACCATAACCACGAGGCTAACAGAGAGTCACTTATCATTGTTATAGAACCCCGTTATAATTTAAAAAGCCTTTTCAGGGGCTATATTTTGTTTATTGTTGAGTTAGATCACAGAAAACGGGGGTGTGGGGTTCGCGCCCACGCCTCGCTGGCATGCCCACGACAGATCGGGCACAGCGCGGCGAAGGCGGACGACAGCGCACTGCTGATCCGCGAGGGACCGCGGGAAGACGCGCGCGGATGGGCCACAGGCCGTGGCGACCCCTGGGAAACCAGGACATCCGCCACAACAGCGCTTCAACAAACAGGGCATAAAACAGCAGAAGAGCATGTCGGGGCTTCACGAAGCTCCGACATGCTCTTCTGGCGGGGACGGGCTGTGTCCCCGTCGATTCGGTTTGCTCTTGGTCAGATCACGGTGACCGAAACGGCCTGAGGGCCTCGGTCGCTGGCCTGAGTCTCAAATTTCACGCGCTGGTTCTCCTGCAACGTGCGGAATCCGCCTTCGCTGACGATCCCGGAGAAGTGGACGAAGAGGTCCTTGCCGCCGTCATCGGGAGCGATGAAGCCGAAACCCTTCTCCTCGTTGAACCATTTCACGGTGCCTTGGGGCATTCTTTCTTTTCCTTTTGTTGGGTTCATAGACATGCGGCCATAGCGCAACCGCATATCAAGAGAGGATGGCCGATCTGTCGATCAGTCCATGACCGCCCTGCTGGATGAAATATCCCCGCGAAAGTCACTGAGGGTTTCAACCGCTCGAATCCTACCAGTTCCGAATGTCCGTCCGCGCGCTGAGTGCCAGACTCAGCGTCCGCCGGGCGCTCGCCGCGCTCCAGAGCGCGACCGGGCGGCAGGGGGCTGCGCGCCGCCGACCGGCGCGGCGGAACCGCGCTTATGCCGAGGAGCCCACCCGGCAGCGGCCTGCCGGACAGAGCGGGTCCGGGCGGGTTTGCGCGGCGTCGAAGGCGCTGGGGCCGCCGCTGCGACAAGCGCGACGCCCGAGGGCTGGCGCGCTCCGCTGACTCGGACTAGCTCCGCGTCGCCAGCGCGAACAGGCACGCCCTTGACGACCACGCCCGCCGCCCGCGCCATCGCCTCCGCGTCTCGCCGCTCGGCAGGGGTCACCAACGTGATCACAACGCCGGACTCGCCAGCCCGCGCGGTGCGGCCCGCGCGATGGAGGTAGTCCTTCGGGTCTGCGGGCGGGTCCACATGCACGACGAGGTCCACCCCGTCGATATGGACGCCGCGGGCGGCGACGTTCGTGGCAACCAGAACCGCGACGTCGCCCGATTTGAACGCCTCCAGCGTGCGAGTGCGATTGTTCTGCGCTTTCCCGCCGTGGATCGCCGCTGCGCTCACCCCGACAGCCCGCAGGCGCTTGGTGAGCCGGTCCGCGCCATGTTTGGTGTGGACGAAGAGGATGGTGCGCCCCTCTCGGGCCGCGATCTCGGTGACGACCAGCTTCTTCTGTTCTTGATCGACGAACAGCATGTGGTGCTCCATCGTCGAGACGCTCGCGGCCGCCGGGGCTGTGGAACACGTCGCAGGGTTGTCGAGGTAGCGCCGCACGAGTTTGTCCACCTGGCCGTCCAGCGTCGCCGAGAACAACAACCGCTGCCCCTTCTTGGGCGTGCGGTCGAGGATCTTCACGACCTGCGGCAAGAACCCCATGTCCGCCATCTGGTCGGCCTCGTCCAATGCGGTGACCGAGACCTCGTCCAGGACCACCGTGCCCTGCGCGAGGTGGTCGGCGAGACGGCCCGGGGTGGCGACGAGCACGTCCACGCCCCGCGCGAGCTCGTCGATCTGGCGCTGCATGGACAGGCCGCCGACAACGCTGGCCGTGCGCAAGCCGACCGACGCGGCGAGCGGCGTGAGCGCGGACGCGACCTGCGCGGCGAGCTCGCGAGTCGGCACCAGGACCAAGCCGCGCGGCTTGCGCGGCTTGCTCGCCCCGTTGGCGAGGCGGGCGAGCATGGGAAGGCCGAAGGTCAATGTCTTCCCCGAGCCGGTGGGGCCTCGGCCGAGCACGTCCCTGCCCTCCAGGGCAGGCGGCAAGGCGGCGGCTTGGATCGGGAACGGCGCGGTGACGCCCGCTTTGGCGAGCGCGCTGACGATGGGCTGGGGCACGCCCAGGCTGGCAAAGGTGGGATCGGACATACGAGAACTGCTTTCAGAAGTGGCGGTTGTCCCGGCGCGAAGATCGAGAACGCCGACGCTGCGCGTCGTTCGCTTTTCGTCGGCGTGGATCTCGCATCGGCTTCGAGGAAAAACCTCGTGCCTGACACCCGCCGCTCTCGCCCGGTTTGGATAACAAGGACTCTAGCACATCGGCCACATCGGCGCCCAGAACTGCGAAAATGAGAGACCCGCGCCGGGCGGCCATCCCCGCCCGCGTGAGCGGCTGAGCGGTCAGCCGACGGACAGAACCCCGTCGCCGAGCATGTCGGCGAGGGCGAGCGCGGCGTGCAACTGCAAGCGGCGTTCCGCAGCGGGAGTTCCTCGCAGCTGCTCGGCCCGCCGCACCCGGTAGGCCACCGTGTTCCGCGCGACGTGCAGGCAGTCGGCGGTCCGAGCCAAACTGCGGTCTCGGTCGAGATAGCACTTCAAGGTGTGGCGCAGCACCGCTGTCGATTCGCCAGGCCCCGCCAGCTCGCCCAGTTCGCGGACGACGAACTCGCCTGCGACCGGCAGGTCGGCGCTGAGCATGGCCACGATATCGACATCGCCGTAAGGAAAGAACCACGTGTCGCGGGCCGTCGACATGACGCCGACGCGCGCGGCGCGGCTCGCTTGGTCGTGGCTGCGCCGAAACCCGTCGACGCCGAAGCCGGGCAACCCGGTCGCGAGGCGCACACCGGGCGAGATCGGGGGCGGCTCCTCGTTCGGCATGGGGGGCTGGGCCGTGCGCGAGCCCCACGCCCAGACCCGCTGGGCGCCGAGGGAGAGCACCGCGGTGGACGCGCATCCCGCCGCTGCCAGAGCGGCGGCGGCGGCTTCCCGCAGCTGCTTGGGCTCGGCGGGCGCGGGGCCGCCGGTCCACGCGATCACGGCGAGATGCCAACGGGAGAGGTCGTACCCCAGCACGCGCACAGCCCGGCCGAGCGGCACATCGGCTCCGCGCAGGATGTCCTCGACAACCTCCATGCGCATCGCGTTCGAGCTGGTCGACCACGCCTCATGCGCTCGCGCGAACTCCATCGACATGTGCGTGTTCATGATGTCGACGATGTGGAAGAGGAAGTCGTTGATCCGCCGCGTCTCGTCAAAACGCCGCGCTTGGGGGACGATGCGCCCCACCGCGTCGATCAGCACTTCGGCAGCAGCGGCGTGGGCGAGGTGGATGCTGCGCAGCATGTGCTCGACGCCAATGCCGCGGGCGACCAATTCCACCGGGCCCGCGAGCACTTCTGGCGCCGTCGCAGACGTCACCTCTGTGTCGCGGGCAAGCGCTGCGAGCACGCCGAGCGCCACCGCCTCGCAGCCCCTGCCCACCTCGGTCCCGACCACGTCGACCGCCAGCTCGGGAATGGCCGAGGTGACGCGGGCGGCCATCGTCGCGCCGAGCTCCACAGCCCAACCGGCGGGGCCGGGCCCCAGCAGCGACGCGAGTTCCTCGGCGCGTTCGCGCAGCAGCGACGAAGCCGGGAACGAGCGGCTGTCAACAGGTTCGAGTTCGGCGAGCCACGGACGCTTCAGAGTGACCACATGCTCTTCCTTTCCGCCGGCTCGGGCCAGAGTCTGACCGTCGCGGCGAACACGCAGGCGGGGAGGGCTGGGGCGCACACCTGCGGCCTCGGCAATCTCGGGGCCCAGCCTTCGCGCGCGAGGAGCGCGACGCAGGAAGACATTGCACCACAATACAAGAGGCGGTGTCGATTTTAGGACTCGAAACCAACATGCGGCGGGCTTCTTTGCCTTTGACTGTTCTTCAACGCCGCACAGAGCCGGCGAACGGAAGGAGAGAGCGTGGTCGTCCACCTCGTGCGCTACCGGCATGCGCAGCGCGTCGCATGGGGCGTGCTCAACAACGGAGCCATCGCGCCGCTCGATGGCCAGTACGACCGTGTGGCCGACCTGATCGAGCGGGGGGAGGCCGACTGGCGCGCGGCGGCGGCCAGGCCTGGGAGCCTTGACTTCGACAACGTGGAGCCGCTCGCCCCGGTCACCTCGCCGTGCCGAGTGATGTGCCAGGGGGCCAACTACCGCCAGCATGCGATCGAATCCGGCATGGACCCGGACGCGCGAGCGTTCAACCTGTTCTTCGACAAGACCGACGCGTCCATCACCGGCCCTGACGCGACAGTCACGCGCCCGGCCCACGTCGCTTTGCTCGACCACGAGATCGAACTGGCCCTGGTGCTGCGCAAAGAAGTCAACGAGCCGACCACGGTCACCGATGACAACCTCCACGAGTATGTGTTCGGCGTGATGATCGCCAACGACTTGTCCGCCCGGGACGTGCAACTCCCCCAAGGCCAATTCCTCAAAGGCAAGAGCTACCGAGGCTTCTGCCCGACCGGGCCGGTGCTGGCCGTGCTCGAACCCGACGAATTCCCCTTGCTCGAAGCGCTCGAATTGGAGCTGCGCGTCAACGGCTCGCCGCGCCAGCGCGACAGCACCGCCAACATGCTCTACAAACCCGCCGAGTCCTTGACCGAGCTCACCGAGTTCTGCAATCTCAGCCCCGGCGACGTGCTGCTGACCGGCACCCCGCATGGATGTGTCGCCACCTCGCCGAAACCGATCGTGCGGCGGATCGCCACCGCGCTGCTGCCCGAAGACAAGCTCTGGGCGGCCTTCATCAAACGGAACAAAAACAAACCCTACCTGCGGCCAGGCGACGTGATCACCGCCTCGATCCGCCACGCGGGCGGCGCTGTGGACCTCGGGACGCAACGGACTGCCATCGCCGCGCCAACGCGGGACGGCCGAGCATGAGCGCCAGCCAGCCAGCGGCGGGGACGACGGACGCCGCCGCGCAAGAGCCTGATCGCGATGCGGCCAGCATCGCCGCGCCGCCCGATTGCATCGCCCACTGGGTCGTGAAGACCGCCCGCGCCGCAGCAATGATCGATTGGTACACACATGTCTTCGGCGCGCGGGTCGCCCACGAAGACGCCCGGATCGCCTTCCTGACGTGGGATCACGAAAGCCACCGGCTCGCCCTGGTCAAGCTCCCCCGCGCCCTGGCCTACGTCTTCCCGCTGTCCCGGTGGCGGCGCAAGGCGTACGGCATCGACCACCTCGCGTTCACCTTCCCCTCGCTGACGGCGTTGCTCGCGACGTACGAGCGGCTCAAGGGCGTCGGGATCACCCCGGTGTGGTCGATCAACCACGGCCCCACCACGAGCCTCTACTACGAGGACCCCGAGGGCATTCGGCTGGAATTCCAGGTCGAGAACTTCCCCACCGCGCAGGCGACAGCCGACTATTTCACGAGCCGGGAGTTCGCCGACAACCCCATCGGGGTCAACATCGACCCTGACTATCTGCTGGAACGCCTGCGCGCGGGCGCCGGAGAAGCCGATCTGCTGACTCGTTGCGCAGGCGTGCGGCCGGGGACAAAGCCGCGGGCGGGCAAACGGACCATCACATGGAAGACGCTGTGACCCGTGTCCGTTGAATCGGTCGTCATCGTCGGAGCCGGAGCAGCCGGGTCCACCCTGGCGTTGCTGCTGGCCCGTCACGGCGTGCCCAGCACGATCGTGGACCAACGAGCCGACACGCGGCTGCACCCCGCCGCCCACGTCATCAACGCCCGCACCCTGGAGATCTGGCACCAGGCCTCCCCCGCCCTGCTCCGCTCGCTCGAATCTGTCATCCCGCCCATCGAGACCGTCAACATCATCCGATGGTGCACCGGCGTCCGCGCCGCCCCGCTGGGCGAAATCGACCTGCTCTCCGAACCGGAACGGCTCGCCGAAGTCCGCGGGCACAGTCCGTTTTTGATCTCGCACATCGGCCAGCACCTGCTCATGCCGGCGCTGTGGGCGGCGCTCGACGAGGACCCATTGATCGACTTCCGCCGAGGATGCCGGGCCGGCCTCGTCCACGAAGCGCTCGTCCTGGAGCAGCCTGGAAAGCCGCCGAGCACGCAGCGGCCGCGCTATCTGATCGCCGCCGACGGCGCCAACAGCGCCGTGCGCGCAGCGGCCGGC from Segniliparus rotundus DSM 44985 includes:
- a CDS encoding acyclic terpene utilization AtuA family protein, which translates into the protein MSAEAFRIGNASGFYGDRFSAVREMLAGGELDVLTGDYLAELTMLILGRDRLKDPGLGYAKTFLRQMEESLGLALDKGVKVVVNAGGLNPKGLADKLAELAERLGLAAKIAHVRGDDLVARSRELGFGSPAAANAYLGAFGIVAGLNAGADVVVTGRITDASLVVGPAAWRFGWQQRDYDQLAGAVVAGHLVECGTQVTGGNYAFFQEIADLRHAGFPIVEIHADGTSVITKHPGTGGEVSVGTVTAQLLYEIQTARYAGPDVTTRLDTVALAQDGPDRVHVSSVKGEPPPSSLKVSLNTIGGFRNEMTFILSGLHIEEKAALAKSQLESLLAKRPAEVVWNLARVDRPDAPTQQQASALLQCVVRDPDPEKVGRQFSSAAVELALASYPGFALTTPPGNGSPYGVFTAGYVAHGEVAHEAVLPDGAAVSIPPAPTTQELADVPEPAVPRPGLGGETRRLPLGVIAGARSGDKGGSANIGLWVRTAQQFSWLVDELTVEKCKELLPEASGLAVRRHVLPNVRAVNFVIEGILGRGVAEQVRFDPQAKGLGEWLRSRELDIPQELL
- a CDS encoding acyl-CoA dehydrogenase family protein, with product MTMWKSEERVALRATARAFAEREILPHAAEWEKAGQIPRELHRAAGDAGLLGVAFPESAGGGGGDVADSVVVCEELHEAGVPGGVFASLFTCGIAVPHIIASADPRLIDEFVRPTLAGAKIGSLAITEPGGGSDVGRLATTARRDGDHYVINGAKTYITSAVRADYVVTAARTGGEGSAGVSLIVVEKTAPGFIVSRALDKMGWRSSDTAELSYTDVRVPAANLVGAENTGFAQIAAAFVAERVVLAVQAYASAQRCLDLALQWCRDRSTFGRPLISRQSVQNTLAEMARRIDVAKVYTRHVAERAASGDQDLIAQVCFAKNTAVETGEWVANQALQLFGGLGYMAESEIERQYRDMRILGIGGGTTEILTTLAARRLGYTA
- a CDS encoding acyl-CoA carboxylase subunit beta produces the protein MTLLRSTLDTASPAYHEAAESMLEKLAELRTEQEKVLAGGGEEKIARHRKRGKMLVRERVEALLDPDTPFLELCPYAAWGSEYTVGASTVFGIGYVSGVECVISGNDPTVKGGTSNGWTMRKVFRAAEIALQNRMPLISLVESGGADLPSQKDMFIPGGRMFRDLTRLSQARIPTIALVFGNSTAGGAYIPGMSDHIVMIQERSKVFLGGPPLVKMATGEESGEEELGGAQMHAQISGLADYFAHDELDAIRIGRRIVSRLNWRKQGPAPQAAPVPPRYDSEELLGVVPADLKIPFDPREVIARVVDDSDFDEFKPDYGSSLVTGWSRIFGYPVGILANARGVLFSQESQKATQFIQLANQLDTPLLFLHNTTGYMVGKQYEQAGIVKHGSMMINAVSNSKVPHISLLIGSSYGAGHYGMCGRSFDPRFLFSWPNAKCAVMGGAQLAGVVSIVSRAAAEARGQAVDEAADAAVRAAIEAQIEAESLPLFLSGRLFDDGIIDPRDTRTVLGMSLSALHGAPVKGADGFGIFRM
- a CDS encoding acetyl/propionyl/methylcrotonyl-CoA carboxylase subunit alpha, which translates into the protein MAMTSVLVANRGEIACRVFHTCRRLGVATVAVFSDADAASPHVAEADSAVRLPGNAPADTYLRGDLIIDAAKRAGADAVHPGYGFLSENADFARAVREAGLTWIGPSPESIELMGSKIAAKERMAAVGVPIFTNLDPASVAEADFPVLVKASAGGGGRGMRVVRDVGELAAAVDSAAAEALSAFGSGAVFCEPYLQNAHHIEVQLMADRHGTVWAVGERECSLQRRHQKVVEEAPAPLVERIGPALRERLFEAARSGAKAIGYEGAGTFEFLVSENGDVRFLEMNTRLQVEHPVTEATTGLDLVELQLRVADGEALGPEPPKTRGHAIEVRLYAEDPANDYRPQTGVLRRFELEGAQFQGPSGRGGLRVDAGFASGSHVSPYYDAMLAKVIAYAPTRGEAARILRGALLRAKVHGLVTNRELLANILAEPEFLEGKTDTGYLDRIGLDTLAAPVADAQAIALSALAAAVADAKANQVANPVLAALPTGWRNLPSQLVQKAFITADGQEIAVRYRFERGRLLAPEHPDVALLDVRLGSGAAAHEVLFEAGGVLRRFAVSCAAADGGHDVFDVDSPLGPVALRRKPAFTDPADQIVAGSLIAPMPGSVIKLGAQVGERVRAGQPILWLEAMKMQHAVNSPADGTLVELDVAVGDQVNQGAMLARVEETNPAEEAGTQKRSTQ